The Nitrosomonas communis genome has a segment encoding these proteins:
- a CDS encoding HU family DNA-binding protein: MNKSDLIDAIADSAGISKACAGDALNGALSAIKDALKNNESVTLVGFGTFRVGKRAARAGRNPRTGEVIEIKEVKVPKFTAGKALKDAVN; encoded by the coding sequence ATGAACAAATCTGATCTTATCGATGCCATTGCAGATTCTGCTGGAATTTCTAAAGCATGCGCAGGAGACGCATTGAATGGCGCGTTATCAGCGATTAAAGATGCGCTTAAAAATAATGAAAGCGTCACCTTGGTTGGTTTTGGAACCTTTAGAGTAGGAAAAAGAGCAGCACGTGCTGGTCGCAATCCCCGTACTGGAGAAGTCATAGAAATCAAAGAAGTCAAAGTGCCAAAATTCACTGCTGGTAAAGCGCTCAAAGATGCGGTAAACTAA